One segment of Microbacterium arborescens DNA contains the following:
- a CDS encoding transketolase family protein, translated as MRARFSTTMSDLLATDERAALVLADIGPIDLAAGTAAADRVVNVGIREQAMIGVAAGLSLAGLRPFVHTYAPFLVERPFEQIKLDLSHQDLGAVLVSIGASYDAAAEGRTHQCPGDIALLGTLPGWRLHTPGHPDEVEALIRAAATSDDRQYIRLSTQENRTAFPTDGRIHPVRGGSGVLVLAIGPLLDAALEATAGTGHAVAYTATPVPLDRDGLRELSAGFDRVVVLEPFLEGTTAAAVGAAVGGSGIRIEHIGVGVGEQRRYGTASDHARLHGLDASGIRRRLDRLS; from the coding sequence ATGCGCGCGCGCTTCTCCACCACGATGTCCGATCTGCTGGCGACCGACGAACGTGCGGCTCTCGTCCTCGCCGACATCGGGCCGATCGATCTCGCCGCGGGCACCGCCGCCGCCGACCGCGTCGTCAACGTCGGGATCCGCGAGCAGGCGATGATCGGCGTCGCGGCCGGGCTCTCGCTCGCCGGGCTCCGCCCGTTCGTGCACACCTACGCCCCGTTCCTCGTCGAGCGGCCCTTCGAGCAGATCAAGCTCGATCTGTCGCACCAGGATCTCGGGGCGGTGCTCGTATCGATCGGTGCGAGCTACGACGCCGCAGCCGAAGGGCGCACGCACCAGTGCCCCGGCGACATCGCCCTGCTCGGCACTCTGCCGGGGTGGCGGCTGCACACGCCGGGGCATCCCGACGAGGTCGAGGCGCTGATCCGGGCGGCGGCCACCTCCGACGACCGTCAGTACATCCGGCTCTCGACGCAGGAGAACCGGACGGCCTTCCCGACCGACGGGCGGATCCACCCCGTGCGCGGGGGATCGGGTGTCCTCGTGCTGGCCATCGGCCCACTGCTCGACGCCGCGCTCGAAGCGACGGCCGGCACGGGGCACGCGGTCGCCTACACCGCGACGCCGGTGCCGCTCGACCGTGACGGTCTGCGCGAGCTGAGCGCCGGGTTCGACCGGGTCGTGGTGCTCGAACCCTTCCTCGAGGGAACGACCGCCGCCGCGGTCGGCGCGGCCGTCGGCGGCAGCGGCATCCGCATCGAGCACATCGGTGTCGGGGTGGGAGAGCAGCGCCGATACGGCACTGCGTCCGACCACGCGCGGCTGCACGGCCTCGATGCGTCGGGGATCAGGCGGCGCCTCGACCGGCTCTCATGA
- a CDS encoding transketolase, whose product MIRTDPDPHVDSFTERLPAAVLDRLARVTGDEKHSAAAHSTLDALWVLHDRVLRPEAGDRFLLSKGHGPASYYAVLAARGLVPDAWLDDLAGVDSPLGHHPDRVLIPAVEISSGSLGHGLPIAVGLARGLDIAGAGGRVFVLIGDAELDEGSNHEAIAVAGRLALARLHCIVIDNASASLGWPGGVARRFAVEGWDAAEVDSRDHAALAAALEAGGAMPRVTVVHTAAKGS is encoded by the coding sequence ATGATCCGAACCGACCCCGACCCCCACGTCGACTCCTTCACCGAGCGGCTGCCCGCCGCCGTGCTCGACCGCCTCGCACGAGTGACCGGCGACGAGAAGCACAGCGCCGCGGCGCACTCGACCCTCGACGCCCTCTGGGTGCTGCACGATCGGGTGCTGCGCCCCGAGGCCGGCGACCGCTTCCTGCTGTCGAAAGGCCACGGTCCCGCCTCGTACTACGCCGTGCTCGCTGCCCGGGGCCTGGTGCCCGACGCATGGCTCGATGACCTGGCGGGCGTCGACTCGCCCCTCGGCCACCATCCCGACCGCGTGCTCATTCCCGCCGTGGAGATCTCGTCCGGCTCGCTCGGGCACGGTCTGCCGATCGCGGTCGGCCTCGCCCGCGGCCTCGACATCGCGGGTGCGGGCGGACGCGTGTTCGTCCTGATCGGCGACGCCGAGCTCGACGAGGGCAGCAACCACGAGGCGATCGCCGTCGCCGGACGCCTCGCTCTCGCGCGGCTGCACTGCATCGTCATCGACAACGCCTCGGCATCCCTCGGATGGCCCGGCGGGGTCGCGCGGCGGTTCGCGGTGGAGGGGTGGGATGCCGCCGAGGTCGACTCACGCGATCACGCCGCGCTCGCCGCGGCCCTCGAGGCGGGCGGCGCGATGCCGCGCGTCACCGTCGTCCATACCGCTGCGAAGGGATCCTGA
- a CDS encoding DUF6421 family protein produces MSIAQTHPTPGAAKTIIGEPEVVEDGGAVDALSIALADGVEHDPAWIALRDAATALHELQAADGSVPDADDHETARRHVAAITDAIGRLAPRFPHDADYLAASIRDFDRWAGSDHPDGAASTEGAFGVPDFLDSLVAFQPQLHRVDGIRHLVVFPMYTQNGSRNRHVEALLVETIWPEAIARLETMYPNRLFVSLRLLDFTPGYDTDSAVLFPETVAMREIPPFTWGAIFQDREAARYRRVVRAASEITKLDLPAEAAEMLDDQALTERAFVMWDLIHDRTHMRGDLPFDPFMIKQRMPFFLYSLEELRCDLTAFRECVALDRRLSAETDLDPVDAELLRLSRLVQYAVIFDRIFRFAITGSRVRNYDGLGGQLLFAWLHRRGVLHWTDTALAFEWSEVPDAVVALGDAIDRLYWESIDRPKTAHWLAAYDLVRSVLEPHPASVWARGLPDDVLAGPPKGYTDAVLDDEFPLSMFYEALEKKMRDVIASTRGIRG; encoded by the coding sequence ATGTCCATCGCACAGACGCACCCCACCCCCGGTGCCGCCAAGACGATCATCGGCGAGCCCGAGGTCGTCGAGGACGGCGGCGCGGTCGACGCCCTGAGCATCGCGCTCGCCGACGGCGTCGAGCACGACCCGGCGTGGATCGCGCTGCGCGACGCCGCGACGGCGCTGCACGAGCTGCAGGCCGCCGACGGCTCCGTGCCCGACGCGGACGACCACGAGACGGCACGCCGCCACGTCGCGGCGATCACCGACGCGATCGGCCGACTCGCCCCGAGGTTCCCTCACGATGCCGACTACCTGGCGGCGTCGATCCGGGACTTCGACAGATGGGCGGGGTCCGATCATCCGGACGGCGCGGCTTCGACGGAGGGGGCATTCGGCGTGCCCGATTTCCTCGACTCGCTCGTGGCCTTCCAGCCGCAGCTCCACCGCGTCGACGGCATCCGCCACCTCGTCGTCTTCCCGATGTACACGCAGAACGGATCGCGGAACCGTCATGTCGAGGCGCTCCTGGTCGAGACGATCTGGCCCGAGGCGATCGCGCGACTCGAGACGATGTACCCCAACCGGCTCTTCGTCTCGTTGCGACTGCTCGACTTCACGCCCGGATACGACACCGACTCGGCCGTGCTGTTCCCCGAGACCGTCGCCATGCGCGAGATCCCGCCGTTCACGTGGGGGGCGATCTTCCAGGACCGCGAGGCGGCCCGCTATCGCCGCGTCGTGCGTGCCGCGTCCGAGATCACGAAGCTCGACCTGCCCGCCGAGGCGGCGGAGATGCTCGACGACCAGGCGCTCACCGAACGGGCGTTCGTGATGTGGGACCTCATCCACGACCGCACCCACATGCGCGGCGATCTGCCCTTCGACCCGTTCATGATCAAACAGCGGATGCCGTTCTTCCTGTACTCCCTCGAAGAGCTGAGATGCGATCTGACGGCGTTCCGCGAATGCGTCGCGCTCGACCGGCGGCTGAGCGCCGAGACGGATCTCGACCCGGTCGACGCCGAGCTGCTGCGTCTGTCGCGGCTCGTGCAGTACGCCGTGATCTTCGACCGGATCTTCCGGTTCGCGATCACCGGATCGCGCGTGCGCAACTACGACGGGCTCGGCGGTCAGCTGCTGTTCGCCTGGCTGCACCGTCGCGGCGTGCTGCACTGGACCGACACCGCACTCGCCTTCGAATGGAGTGAGGTGCCGGATGCCGTCGTCGCCCTGGGCGATGCGATCGACCGGCTCTACTGGGAGTCGATCGACCGGCCGAAGACCGCGCACTGGCTGGCGGCGTACGACCTCGTGCGCTCGGTCCTCGAACCGCATCCCGCGTCGGTGTGGGCGCGCGGCCTGCCCGACGACGTCCTCGCGGGCCCGCCGAAGGGGTACACCGATGCCGTGCTGGACGACGAGTTCCCGCTGTCGATGTTCTACGAGGCGCTCGAGAAGAAGATGCGCGACGTGATCGCCTCCACCCGCGGCATCCGCGGCTGA
- a CDS encoding threonine aldolase family protein: MTSLHDTSVRGFASDNYSGIHPEVLAAITAANDGHQTAYGSDVYTARLQELVGEHFGDGAEAFPVFNGTGANVAALQSMLPRWGAVIAASTAHINVDEGGAPERVGGIKILNVPADDGKLTPELIDREAWGWGDEHRAQPLVVSITQSTELGTLYTPDELRTIADHVHERGMRLHMDGARIANAAAALGLPLRAITRDVGVDVLSFGGTKNGAMLGEAIVVLDSAASEGLTYLRKLNMQLSSKMRFVSAQLVALLENDLWRRNAEHANGMAQRLRSAVEAGLADGSVRGVEFTQPTQANGVFAVLPEGVADRLRESFRFYDWDEARREVRWMCSFDTSASDVDAFVAELARLTTE, from the coding sequence ATGACCTCCCTGCACGACACGTCGGTGCGCGGTTTCGCGTCCGACAACTACTCCGGCATCCACCCGGAGGTCCTCGCGGCCATCACCGCCGCCAACGACGGCCACCAGACCGCCTACGGGTCGGACGTGTACACCGCCCGCCTGCAGGAACTCGTCGGCGAGCACTTCGGCGACGGTGCAGAGGCCTTTCCGGTCTTCAACGGCACAGGCGCGAACGTCGCGGCCCTGCAGTCGATGCTGCCGCGCTGGGGCGCTGTGATCGCCGCGTCGACCGCGCACATCAACGTCGACGAGGGCGGGGCGCCCGAGCGCGTCGGCGGGATCAAGATCCTGAACGTCCCCGCCGACGACGGAAAGCTCACCCCCGAGCTCATCGACCGCGAGGCGTGGGGCTGGGGAGACGAGCACCGCGCGCAGCCGCTCGTGGTCTCGATCACCCAGTCGACCGAGCTCGGCACGCTGTACACGCCCGACGAGCTGCGGACGATCGCCGACCACGTGCACGAACGCGGGATGCGGCTGCATATGGATGGCGCGCGCATCGCCAACGCCGCCGCAGCCTTGGGCCTGCCGCTGCGCGCCATCACGCGCGATGTCGGCGTCGATGTGCTCAGCTTCGGCGGCACGAAGAACGGCGCGATGCTCGGTGAGGCGATCGTCGTGCTCGACTCCGCGGCATCCGAGGGGCTGACCTACCTGCGCAAGCTCAACATGCAGCTGTCGTCGAAGATGCGCTTCGTCTCGGCACAGCTCGTCGCGCTGCTCGAGAACGACCTCTGGCGTCGCAACGCCGAGCACGCGAACGGGATGGCGCAGCGCCTGCGCTCTGCCGTCGAGGCAGGGCTCGCCGATGGTTCAGTGCGGGGTGTGGAGTTCACGCAGCCGACGCAGGCCAACGGCGTGTTCGCGGTGCTGCCCGAGGGCGTCGCCGACCGGCTGCGCGAGTCGTTCCGCTTCTACGATTGGGACGAGGCCCGCCGGGAGGTGCGCTGGATGTGCTCGTTCGACACGTCGGCATCCGACGTCGACGCGTTCGTCGCCGAGCTGGCGCGCCTCACGACCGAGTGA
- a CDS encoding VOC family protein, whose amino-acid sequence MTIQTTPHLNFRGDARQALEFYGAAFDGHVAITTYAEVGMPAGLPGADAVVFGLVAGSNGFRVMAYDIPGSAEGSIAGGGSTHRRDNATLTDQAFFVSVGSESLDELRGPWDALAADAVIVEPLAASAWSAGFGMLTDRFGVTWSFSVTAA is encoded by the coding sequence ATGACCATTCAGACCACCCCCCACCTCAACTTCCGCGGCGACGCCCGCCAGGCGCTCGAGTTCTACGGCGCCGCGTTCGACGGCCACGTCGCCATCACCACCTATGCCGAGGTCGGTATGCCCGCAGGTCTGCCCGGCGCGGATGCCGTCGTCTTCGGGCTCGTCGCCGGCAGCAACGGCTTCCGCGTCATGGCGTACGACATCCCGGGCAGCGCTGAGGGGTCCATCGCCGGCGGCGGCTCGACGCACCGCCGCGACAACGCCACCCTCACCGATCAGGCGTTCTTCGTCTCGGTCGGTTCCGAAAGCCTCGACGAACTCCGCGGCCCGTGGGACGCGCTCGCCGCGGATGCCGTCATCGTCGAGCCGCTCGCGGCATCTGCGTGGAGCGCCGGCTTCGGCATGCTCACCGACCGGTTCGGCGTCACGTGGAGCTTCAGCGTCACCGCCGCGTGA
- a CDS encoding helix-turn-helix transcriptional regulator — translation MTTTSRLLTLLSLLQARRDWPGAVLASRLGVSDRTVRRDVERLREMGYRIQATTGLDGGYRLESGSELPPLLFDEDQTIAVALALRTAPVLGAGIGEAAARALTTIRQVMPSRLRHRLDALTPTVVARPGDAAVADVSLEVLSTLANAIRDGLTLRFDYGEARDADAVGSTPARRAEPHHLVASCGRWYLVAWDLDRDDWRLYRVDRIRPRTPLGAGFARRTVPGGDVDAFVSARFRGSDSGTWPCRGSVMLHLPASAVMPFAGDGTVTPLDDGHCRLEAGSWSWTALAASFGRFDAELEVVGPPELADAFALLAARYARASPA, via the coding sequence ATGACGACGACCTCGCGACTGCTGACCCTGCTGTCGCTCCTGCAGGCCCGCCGCGACTGGCCGGGCGCGGTGCTGGCCTCGCGTCTGGGAGTGAGCGACCGCACGGTGCGCCGCGACGTCGAGCGTCTGCGCGAGATGGGATACCGCATCCAGGCGACGACGGGCCTCGACGGCGGGTACCGGCTGGAGTCCGGCAGCGAGCTGCCGCCACTCCTGTTCGACGAGGACCAGACCATCGCCGTAGCCCTCGCCCTGCGGACGGCACCCGTGCTGGGCGCAGGGATCGGCGAGGCCGCCGCGCGGGCGCTCACGACGATCCGGCAGGTCATGCCCTCGAGACTCCGGCACCGCCTCGACGCCCTGACCCCGACCGTCGTGGCCCGCCCGGGGGATGCCGCCGTCGCAGACGTCTCGCTCGAGGTTCTGTCGACTCTCGCGAACGCCATCCGCGACGGACTGACCCTGCGGTTCGACTACGGCGAGGCGCGCGATGCGGATGCCGTCGGATCCACGCCGGCCCGACGCGCGGAGCCGCATCATCTCGTGGCGTCGTGCGGCCGCTGGTACCTGGTCGCGTGGGACCTCGACCGAGACGACTGGCGCCTGTACCGGGTGGACCGCATCCGGCCGCGCACACCGCTCGGCGCCGGCTTCGCGCGACGCACCGTACCCGGCGGCGACGTCGACGCGTTCGTGTCGGCACGCTTCCGCGGGTCGGACTCGGGCACGTGGCCCTGTCGCGGCTCCGTCATGCTGCACCTGCCGGCATCCGCTGTCATGCCCTTCGCCGGTGACGGCACCGTCACGCCGCTCGACGACGGGCACTGTCGGCTTGAGGCCGGGTCGTGGTCGTGGACCGCGCTCGCGGCCTCGTTCGGGCGGTTCGACGCCGAGCTCGAGGTCGTCGGTCCCCCCGAGCTCGCCGACGCGTTCGCCCTCCTCGCCGCCCGCTACGCCCGCGCGTCCCCCGCCTGA
- a CDS encoding M3 family metallopeptidase: protein MTDPQPLAFPADHAGWLAFAAERPDARIARVREIDAQLIAGHELSPLARLQLWNEASIAVAEAASEASLLSESHPDADVRAAAEARVQAIDALLSQRALDPALFAVFDGLATDGLDATARRLLAHIQRDFRRGGVDRDEATRDRLRALAERDTELSLQFSRNIRDGRRELKLPAEALEGLPQDFIDAHPVDDEGLITLTTEYTDLMPVREFAVRRSTRTALLSVYNDLAWPDNDPVLGELLAVRAERAELLGYGDWADYETETRMIGSSAAIRSFLDDIDAATREAAAAEYDRLLARLRVDEPDADAVTSADLWYLLSALKREEYAVDAQAVRAYFAFDNVLAGVLDVTARLLDVTYVPVDAGAWHADVRSYDVVRGDRRLGRIHLDLHPREGKYNHAACFNLAPGIAGRSLPEGVLLCNFSRGLLEHDQVVTFFHEFGHLVHGILGGADAVWADFSGIETEWDFVEAPSQLLEEWAWDAGVLATFARNADGEAIPADLVERMRVADAFGRALEVTRQLGHANVSYGLHVERPSDLQAAVEGWYRASSPVHPLPNGHTYAGFGHLTGYGACYYTYQWSLVIARDLLSAFGDDLMDPSVATRYRERILEPGGSRDAADLVADFLGRPYSFDAYRAWLAGA from the coding sequence ATGACCGATCCGCAGCCCCTCGCCTTCCCCGCCGACCACGCCGGATGGCTCGCGTTCGCCGCCGAGCGCCCGGATGCCCGCATCGCCCGCGTCCGCGAGATCGACGCCCAGCTGATCGCGGGGCACGAGCTGTCGCCGCTGGCCCGTCTGCAGCTGTGGAACGAGGCGTCGATCGCCGTCGCCGAGGCGGCATCCGAGGCGTCGCTGCTGAGCGAGTCGCACCCCGACGCCGATGTTCGGGCCGCGGCCGAGGCGCGCGTGCAGGCGATCGACGCGCTCCTCTCGCAGCGGGCGCTCGACCCCGCGCTGTTCGCCGTGTTCGACGGGCTGGCCACCGACGGGCTCGACGCCACCGCCCGCCGTCTGCTGGCACACATCCAGCGCGACTTCCGCCGGGGCGGCGTCGACCGCGACGAGGCGACACGCGACCGGCTGCGGGCGCTCGCCGAGCGTGACACCGAGCTGTCGCTCCAGTTCTCGCGCAACATCCGCGACGGCCGGCGCGAGCTGAAGCTCCCCGCCGAGGCGCTGGAGGGGCTGCCCCAGGACTTCATCGACGCTCACCCGGTCGACGACGAGGGCCTCATCACCCTCACGACCGAGTACACCGACCTCATGCCCGTGCGCGAGTTCGCGGTGCGCCGCTCGACGCGCACGGCGCTGCTGTCGGTGTACAACGACCTGGCCTGGCCCGACAACGATCCCGTGCTCGGGGAGCTGCTCGCGGTTCGCGCCGAGCGCGCCGAGCTGCTGGGCTACGGCGACTGGGCCGACTACGAGACCGAGACGCGCATGATCGGCTCGAGCGCCGCCATCCGCTCGTTCCTCGATGACATCGATGCGGCGACCCGCGAGGCCGCCGCGGCCGAGTACGACCGCCTGCTCGCGCGGCTGCGCGTCGACGAGCCCGACGCCGATGCGGTCACCTCGGCCGACCTCTGGTACCTCCTCAGCGCGCTCAAGCGTGAGGAGTACGCCGTCGACGCCCAAGCCGTGCGCGCGTACTTCGCCTTCGACAACGTGCTGGCGGGTGTGCTCGACGTCACCGCGCGACTGCTCGACGTCACCTACGTCCCCGTCGATGCGGGAGCCTGGCACGCGGACGTCCGCAGCTACGACGTCGTCCGCGGCGATCGCCGGCTCGGCCGGATCCACCTCGACCTCCACCCGCGCGAAGGCAAGTACAACCACGCGGCGTGCTTCAACCTCGCGCCCGGCATCGCGGGACGTTCGCTCCCGGAGGGCGTGCTGCTGTGCAACTTCTCGCGCGGACTGCTCGAGCACGACCAGGTCGTGACGTTCTTCCACGAGTTCGGCCACCTCGTCCACGGCATCCTCGGCGGCGCCGATGCGGTCTGGGCCGACTTCAGCGGCATCGAGACGGAGTGGGACTTCGTCGAGGCGCCGAGCCAGCTGCTCGAGGAATGGGCCTGGGACGCCGGCGTGCTGGCGACGTTCGCGCGCAACGCCGACGGCGAGGCGATCCCGGCCGACCTGGTCGAGCGGATGCGGGTGGCCGACGCCTTCGGCCGCGCCCTCGAGGTGACCCGTCAGCTCGGCCACGCCAACGTCTCGTACGGGCTGCACGTCGAACGGCCGAGCGACCTGCAGGCCGCGGTCGAGGGTTGGTACCGCGCGTCGTCGCCCGTGCACCCACTGCCGAACGGACACACGTACGCCGGCTTCGGGCATCTCACCGGATACGGCGCCTGCTACTACACGTACCAGTGGAGCCTCGTCATCGCCCGCGACCTGCTCTCGGCGTTCGGCGACGACCTGATGGATCCCTCCGTCGCGACCCGCTATCGCGAGCGCATCCTCGAGCCGGGCGGCAGCCGTGACGCGGCCGACCTCGTCGCCGACTTCCTCGGTCGCCCGTACTCGTTCGACGCTTACCGGGCCTGGCTCGCCGGCGCCTGA
- a CDS encoding NUDIX hydrolase family protein: MAVRTPDPDPDERGESSLPADPLRGAPGGGATNPAWLSDVELTEARRRLPMLYVEAVPVRTDGLGAVTQVGILLRATPVGEMTRTIVSGRVRYGETIRDALFRHVENDLGPMAFPLLPASPTPFTVAEYFPIPGVSPFHDDRQHAVSLAFVVPVTGTCEPRQDALEVTWLDPAEAASDALAAEMEGGRGTLIRLALASVGALR, from the coding sequence ATGGCCGTGCGCACCCCCGATCCCGATCCCGACGAGCGCGGCGAGTCGTCGCTCCCGGCCGACCCGCTGCGCGGAGCCCCGGGCGGCGGAGCCACGAACCCGGCCTGGCTCAGCGATGTCGAGCTCACCGAGGCGCGCCGCCGTCTGCCGATGCTCTACGTCGAGGCGGTGCCGGTGCGCACCGACGGTCTCGGCGCCGTGACCCAGGTCGGCATCCTGCTGCGGGCCACCCCGGTCGGCGAGATGACGCGCACGATCGTCTCGGGTCGCGTGCGCTACGGCGAGACGATCCGCGACGCGCTATTCCGTCACGTCGAGAACGACCTCGGGCCCATGGCCTTCCCGCTCCTGCCGGCATCGCCCACGCCCTTCACCGTCGCCGAGTACTTCCCGATCCCCGGCGTCAGTCCGTTCCACGATGACCGCCAGCACGCCGTGTCGCTCGCCTTCGTCGTGCCGGTCACGGGTACCTGCGAGCCCCGTCAGGACGCGCTCGAGGTCACCTGGCTCGACCCCGCCGAAGCGGCATCCGATGCCCTCGCCGCCGAGATGGAAGGCGGTCGGGGCACCCTCATCCGACTCGCGCTCGCCTCGGTGGGCGCGCTCCGCTGA
- a CDS encoding alpha/beta hydrolase, with the protein MSSVPALDSAAVRWSAAPAERAGRPLLVMMHGYGSDENDLFALAPHLPAEYVVAAVRAPLTPPFPTPGWSWYPIEGLNGRDPQAATASARALTEWIDAERGDAASVGLLGFSQGGLMALEALRLRPHDYAFAVNLSGYANPGDLDTDAELAQRRPPVFWGRGALDDVIPPALVAITAQWLPGRVDLSGRVYPDLGHAVSAEELRDVATFLHKQLPSA; encoded by the coding sequence ATGTCGTCCGTTCCGGCTCTCGATTCCGCGGCCGTGCGCTGGTCGGCCGCTCCCGCCGAGCGTGCCGGGCGGCCCCTGCTGGTGATGATGCACGGCTATGGCTCAGACGAGAACGACCTGTTCGCCCTCGCACCGCATCTCCCCGCCGAGTACGTCGTGGCCGCGGTGCGCGCTCCGCTCACCCCACCCTTCCCGACGCCGGGGTGGTCGTGGTATCCGATCGAGGGCCTGAACGGTCGCGATCCGCAGGCGGCGACGGCATCCGCCCGCGCACTGACCGAGTGGATCGACGCGGAGCGGGGCGACGCGGCATCCGTCGGACTGCTCGGGTTCTCGCAGGGCGGGCTCATGGCGCTCGAGGCGCTCCGGCTCCGTCCGCACGATTACGCCTTCGCGGTGAATCTGTCGGGCTACGCCAATCCCGGCGACCTCGACACCGACGCCGAGCTCGCCCAACGGCGCCCACCCGTGTTCTGGGGCCGCGGCGCCCTCGACGACGTCATCCCGCCTGCGCTCGTCGCCATCACCGCGCAGTGGCTGCCCGGCCGGGTCGACCTGAGCGGGCGCGTCTACCCCGACCTCGGGCATGCCGTCTCGGCCGAAGAGCTGCGAGATGTCGCGACCTTCCTGCACAAGCAGCTCCCGTCGGCGTAG
- a CDS encoding ATP-binding cassette domain-containing protein produces the protein MPHPAPAVVLDRITLIHPDGTPAVLDVSGTFGAARTGLVGRNGSGKTTLLRLIAGELIPTSGSVTTSGRVELLPQRLTLDVERRVADLLGVAAVVDAVRAVESGDVDPRHFDTIGDDWDAEARAVAALTAAGLPPGALDRRIGELSGGEAVLAALVGVRLRGAEIALLDEPTNNLDRDARERVGELVRGWRGALVVVSHDTTLLELMDDTAELYGSELDVFGGPYSQWRTWRDTEQAAARAAETTAAATLRRERRDRVETETKLARRAGMGAKAQREKRVPGIISGNRASAAQVSAGRARGEASDREAAARSALDAAGRRVRDDDTVRIDLPDPGVAAGRRLATIGDGERSWIVQGPERVALVGPNGAGKTTLLEALVRSASANSSESDAPAPPHPGGGPPDGPEMRSCGTAAAHTDRVGYLSQRIDGLRDEATVLDSVREAAPAATDVELRNRLARFLLRGDTVLRPVAALSGGERFRLALACALLADPPPQLLVLDEPTNNLDLDTVDQLVQALSAYRGAVLVVSHDDGFLSRFAPGLTLELRDGRLSEVSPSS, from the coding sequence ATGCCCCATCCCGCACCCGCGGTCGTCCTCGACCGCATCACCCTCATCCACCCCGACGGCACCCCTGCCGTGCTCGACGTATCGGGAACCTTCGGCGCCGCACGCACCGGCCTCGTCGGCCGCAACGGCTCGGGCAAGACCACGCTGCTGCGGCTGATCGCAGGCGAGCTCATACCGACATCGGGCTCGGTCACCACGTCGGGGCGGGTCGAGCTGCTGCCGCAGCGCCTGACACTCGACGTCGAGCGGCGGGTCGCCGACCTGCTCGGCGTCGCCGCCGTCGTCGATGCCGTCCGCGCCGTCGAGTCGGGAGACGTCGACCCTCGCCATTTCGACACGATCGGCGATGACTGGGACGCCGAGGCTCGAGCTGTCGCCGCGCTGACGGCGGCCGGCCTGCCGCCCGGGGCTCTGGACCGCCGCATCGGCGAGCTCTCGGGCGGTGAGGCCGTGCTCGCCGCGCTCGTCGGAGTGCGACTGCGCGGCGCCGAGATCGCGCTGCTCGACGAACCCACGAACAACCTCGATCGCGACGCGCGCGAGCGGGTCGGCGAGCTCGTGCGTGGGTGGCGGGGTGCGCTCGTCGTCGTCAGCCACGACACGACCCTGCTCGAGCTGATGGACGACACCGCCGAGCTCTACGGCTCCGAGCTCGACGTGTTCGGGGGTCCGTACTCGCAGTGGCGGACGTGGCGCGACACCGAGCAGGCGGCTGCGCGGGCGGCCGAGACCACCGCGGCCGCGACTCTCCGACGCGAGCGCCGGGACCGGGTCGAGACCGAGACGAAGCTCGCCCGGCGGGCTGGGATGGGAGCCAAGGCACAGCGGGAGAAGCGCGTGCCCGGGATCATCTCCGGCAACCGCGCATCGGCCGCGCAGGTGTCGGCGGGTCGCGCGCGCGGCGAGGCGTCTGATCGCGAGGCGGCGGCCCGGTCGGCCCTGGATGCGGCGGGCCGGCGGGTCCGCGACGACGACACCGTGCGGATCGACCTGCCCGACCCGGGTGTCGCGGCGGGCCGGCGCCTCGCGACGATCGGCGACGGTGAGCGCTCGTGGATCGTGCAGGGGCCCGAACGGGTGGCGCTCGTCGGCCCCAACGGCGCGGGGAAGACGACCCTGCTCGAGGCGCTGGTGCGGTCGGCGAGCGCTAATTCCTCAGAATCCGACGCTCCTGCGCCCCCTCACCCCGGCGGCGGCCCGCCGGATGGCCCGGAAATGAGGAGTTGCGGCACGGCCGCCGCGCACACCGATCGCGTCGGATACCTCTCGCAGCGGATCGACGGCCTGCGGGATGAGGCGACGGTGCTCGACAGCGTGCGGGAGGCTGCGCCCGCGGCCACCGACGTCGAGCTGCGCAATCGCCTGGCGCGGTTCCTGCTGCGCGGCGACACCGTGCTGCGGCCCGTTGCGGCGCTGTCGGGCGGTGAGCGGTTCCGGCTGGCGCTGGCGTGCGCGCTCCTGGCGGATCCCCCGCCGCAGCTGCTCGTCCTCGACGAGCCGACGAACAACCTCGACCTCGACACGGTCGATCAGCTGGTGCAGGCGCTGTCCGCGTACCGCGGGGCGGTGCTCGTCGTCAGCCACGACGACGGCTTCCTCTCGCGCTTCGCACCCGGCCTGACGCTCGAGCTGCGTGACGGCCGGCTCAGCGAGGTCTCGCCCTCGTCGTGA